The Lacticaseibacillus pabuli region ACAAATGGCTTAACGAGGTAACCATAACTTTCTTCGAAGCCAAACATGAATGTGTGCTCACCAGTTTGTTCAAAGTGGTTGATGGCATCCCCAATAAACTTAAAGCCAGTTTCAACGGTCACCATGTCAACGCCATAGTCAGCGCAAATGCGATCAGCCAGTTCCGTGGACACAAAGCTCTTCACAACAGCTGCGTTCTTTGGCAGCTTGCCATTGCGCTTGCTGGCGTCGAGCACGTAATGCAACATCAAACTGGCCAGCTGGTTCCCGGTCAGCAAGTGATAATCGTCGCCGATGCGGACCGCGGTGCCCAGACGATCGGCGTCTGGGTCGGTCGCGATGAGCAAATCCGCATCCTGCTGCTTGCCCAGCTTAATCGCCAGGTCAAACGCCTCTTTAAACTCTGGGTTCGGGTGCGTCACCGTGATGAACTCAGGATCGTAAATCGCCTGCTTGGCAACCATTGAGAAGTTAGCAAAGCCTGCGCGTTGCAGCGCCCGCATGACGGGTACTTTCCCCGTTCCGTGAAGTGGCGTGTAGACCAGCTTCATGGTCTTCCCTACTCGCTTCACAAGTTCAGGATCAATGGTGACGGTCGCGATTTGATCAAGGTAAGCCTGATCAACGTCCTCCCCAATCAGCTGCATGAGACCACTCATGCGGATATCCGTTTCATTGGCCTGTGCGATGTGGAAAATATCGGTCACAGAGCGAATGTAACTGGTGATTTTGTCGGAAGCGTCAGGTGGTAACTGGGCCCCATCCTCGCCGTAAATCTTGTACCCGTCATACTGCTTTGGGTTGTGACTGGCGGTAATTACAATACCAGAGAAGGTGTGCAGGTGCCGGACAGCGAAGGACAGCTCAGGTGTTGGCCGCAACGCATCAAACACATAGGTCTTGATGCCAGCCGCCCCGAGGACCCGCGCGGATACGTGCGCAAACAATTCGGAATTATGCCGAGGATCAAAGGCAATTGCAACCCCACGTGCCATGGCATCCTTGCCCTGCTCGGTCATGTACCGGGCCAGGCCAGCCGTGGCTTGTGCAATGGTGTAGATGTTCATCCGGTTAATCCCGGCGCCAAACACCCCACGCATGCCGGCCGTTCCAAAGGCCATTGGGACCGCGAAAGCGTCCTCGCGCAGGCTAGCATCGCCCTGCATGCGGTCCAGGTCAGCCACTAATTCATCTGGTAAACCCGTCTGCTCACGCCACTTTGCATAATTTTCTTCAAAACCCATTGTCTGATTGCTCCAATCTTTAGAACGGCTCCGCAGCATTTTGAACTAACTTGCACTGCGCCGCAACCTTTATTCTTAATGTCTGCTATTAGTATACCTTGAATCCGCTTAGCGAACCTGACTTTTGGGCAAAACAAAAAGAATCGACGCCTGAGCGCCGATTCTTAACGATTAGCTAATATTTACTTACTTTAGGCAAGTGTCTTGTCGCCAAGGGTCTGAATGTAGTCAAAGGCACCCTGACCGGCGAGACCACCTTCGCCGACTGCAGTAG contains the following coding sequences:
- a CDS encoding phospho-sugar mutase, which produces MGFEENYAKWREQTGLPDELVADLDRMQGDASLREDAFAVPMAFGTAGMRGVFGAGINRMNIYTIAQATAGLARYMTEQGKDAMARGVAIAFDPRHNSELFAHVSARVLGAAGIKTYVFDALRPTPELSFAVRHLHTFSGIVITASHNPKQYDGYKIYGEDGAQLPPDASDKITSYIRSVTDIFHIAQANETDIRMSGLMQLIGEDVDQAYLDQIATVTIDPELVKRVGKTMKLVYTPLHGTGKVPVMRALQRAGFANFSMVAKQAIYDPEFITVTHPNPEFKEAFDLAIKLGKQQDADLLIATDPDADRLGTAVRIGDDYHLLTGNQLASLMLHYVLDASKRNGKLPKNAAVVKSFVSTELADRICADYGVDMVTVETGFKFIGDAINHFEQTGEHTFMFGFEESYGYLVKPFVRDKDAVQSTLLLSEVAAYYQERGMTLADAMEELYAKYGYFSESTTSLEFDGVTGPKRMQALMDAFRKQNPDNFAGTAVTRTEDYQTGVATAADGKQSELTLPTSDVLKYYLTDDTWIAIRPSGTEPKVKFYIGVSADSQDAAQKRLASYAQALSDFADSVD